The genomic segment TTCTATCTTGATAGCTGTGTTAGTTTATGAAATCTTGGTTAAAAGAGTGACAATTAGCACAAGGATAatcagaaattgattgcacaaCAGATGGTCTAGGGGCAGAATACTCGAGTTTGGGAGCAATTCTGAATAATTGTTTGATATGATTATTAGCAGAGAAATTGCAGTTTAATGAAATGTAATTCTTGAAGACAATAGCCTATGGCTTTTATATACTTATGCTATTGAACTTGTGCAGAATCAGCATGCATGATATTTCTTcaccatcttttctttttcagatcattttctttttcatagatGATCTGATTGATTCATCCAATTTCATATATCTGAACTTCTCAATGGGAAACCTGCTTGCATCTAAGGGGTGTAAAGTGTAGAAATCAGCTTGGTGTCTTGTTACCTGTAATTGCAGTACATTTTCTTACATACCTTGTTGTGTATGTAAAATGAAATAAGTTAATTCAAGTCGTGTTTGTGTTCTGTGAGATGTTGACCAGTTGTCGTGTTTGTGTTCTGTGAGATGTTGACCAGTTGTACAATTAAATATGCTTTGCAATATGTCAGATCTTTGAGTATTCTAAATGCTGAAGGTTCTGAATGTTTGGATGTGAATATGTCAGCTAAGAAAAGGAGAACATCTGTAAGTACAGAGGAGGAACTTGGCAACAGTTTGGAGAGGAAAGATGCAGCCAATGACTTTGGAGAACCTGGTAATAGTTTAAGTATTGTATTTTAGTTTATACATATGCTCGTACAGATAATGCAAATTAACGTATGCATGAAAAAATAAGAACAAGTTTATTAAAACAACTAGAGCCAGAATCTAATGGAAGAATCTGAACTTCTTTGGTCAGTGGCTGTTTGGCTTCTTTACCTTTTGGTTCTGAGCAAATTTTGCACCATGGCATGTCCTGCTTGGCATGGTTATATTTTTCATGGCAATATTGAGTGCTGTGACCGGCTTGATTGAGAAATACATCTTCACGGGCTTAAGAAGAGGGCAAGAAGCATTGATAGTTAACTTCAGTGGCCTGCTCATCCTCCTCTTTGGAGTAGCTATTGGCTTCACTGTTCTTCTTCCAAGAAGTTATTAAAGAAGTAGTCATTGGAAAATCTTGTAATGTTTGgttatatttatatatagttTGGCCCAATATTGCAGCTAGACTAAACATTTTGTTAGAGTAATGATTCCCATGTTTGTTACAAGTGCTCCGAGTATTTGAATagtttatttggtcaaatagtTCTTTTAAAACCTGCATTTTATGCATGAGATTTGTGACATTGGCATATGAACTTTTTTTGGACTATTGGAGCTAGAAAATGGCCATAATTTGTGTGTACTAGTATTAAAAAGGGGCTCAGTTTTGGACTGAACGAAAACTCTCAGTGCAGGTTTGAACAACAAAATCTTGCCCCCTTCAATCTGCAATTTGGCTATGTCAAATCAGTAAACTGTCAAGTTAATTCTGAAAATTTCTTAAGCTCTATAAAAATGCTGGTATACAATAATCAGTTTATTTACTGGTCAAGGAATACTGAGCATTACGACCTGATTTacaatattttcttttcctgAATCTGGGTAGAGTTCTAAGAAATCACA from the Coffea arabica cultivar ET-39 chromosome 11e, Coffea Arabica ET-39 HiFi, whole genome shotgun sequence genome contains:
- the LOC113692313 gene encoding uncharacterized protein — protein: MKHGTAKTEERAKVLEKEAMKVGLKTKEELKPWEQHSAVITIPRFDYNAPSSLLSLSHSGFLVTCPITKKRRTSVSTEEELGNSLERKDAANDFGEPVAVWLLYLLVLSKFCTMACPAWHGYIFHGNIECCDRLD